A single genomic interval of Labrus bergylta chromosome 18, fLabBer1.1, whole genome shotgun sequence harbors:
- the fabp7a gene encoding fatty acid binding protein 7, brain, a, translating into MVDAFCATWKLVDSQNFDEYMKAIGVGFATRQVGNVTKPTVVISQDGDKVVVKTQSTFKNTEISSKLGEEFDETTPDDRHVKSTFTMDGDKLVHVQKWDGKETKFIREIKDGKMVMTLTYEGVEAVRTYEKA; encoded by the exons ATGGTTGATGCTTTCTGCGCTACATGGAAACTGGTCGACAGCCAGAACTTTGATGAATATATGAAGGCAATTg GTGTTGGTTTTGCTACAAGGCAGGTGGGCAATGTCACCAAACCAACAGTAGTGATCAGCCAGGATGGGGACAAAGTGGTGGTGAAAACCCAGAGCACCTTTAAGAACACTGAGATCTCCTCCAAACTGGGAGAGGAGTTTGATGAGACCACGCCTGATGACCGACATGTCAAA TCTACTTTTACCATGGACGGAGATAAACTTGTGCATGTGCAGAAGTGGGATGGCAAGGAGACAAAATTTATCAGAGAGATCAAGGACGGGAAGATGGTGATG ACTTTGACTTATGAGGGAGTCGAGGCGGTCCGCACATATGAAAAAGCCTAA
- the usp40 gene encoding ubiquitin carboxyl-terminal hydrolase 40 isoform X2 has protein sequence MFGNLFEEEEGEDFSSTSSRGRGTKGGGEPPPPRGKAKLCGIKNQGGTCYLNSLLQTLLFTPEFREELFSLGSEELGCLEDKEKPEAKVRVIPLELQRLFSSLLLVDQQSASTANLTDSFGWNSSEGTNQQDVQELNRILFSALEHSLVDTSGSTLIHRLYHGTIVNSIVCRECGNVSQRQEDFLDLTVCVCGVSSLEEALWNMFVEEEMFEGNNLYRCAGCDRLVTAAKSAKLKKLPPFMTMSLLRFSFDFNKCERYKETGRYCFPLTINLRPFCEQTDGEDSDFTYELFSVIIHKGGCYGGHYHAYIRDIDQLGKWEPQEEECKPKTQMKVKEKVKEACEPKLQEDDPLSVLTAIIAQEPSKSVLLDQLGQKLLDKIGSSWSKKFRKHHGPIGKFLQSHSDVFMLVSSGTRVALKANPPSPVTEPPSPAEQTPNSDPSTPSDSEAAEQTGLEQKTEPEQEGSHWFDLNDSSVTSIRESDIEKQFQGKESAYMLFYRKTQLHRPSEALNNPQYKVPLHLIQMAQEENQRIHQIREEFEATNNTVELRLHLAPSYRLENGALQPISKEQNGSTALSFDRRKTVGDLRLAIYQMQELWEGDMALTVAKSLPAGLHLYNTLTDDGVSLYSAGISTNSDLFVWNGREVCGAAVLTGAEWEPVLLTVVRPFLGDDGDPQVEDGVECVEGSGGGFENGAPGLKREARGFAGAVTLREVREALGEPKESVLCQKHKGGKREEHGAGEGGGASGWRVFPPDDMQRTLKELSLKDGDALLVLEPQSFDCSMFTLNGDVVTVTTPSDCRWLQVEFQAHGGGGGEEGEKEEERRKIKVPATGNMLLFEVKQRAIEELQLHSGAQYCLRQVDCTGKLLPPVCEEASVRDAGVRLMTTLTLCLGNAPKASQLFLHFSVGAAPSAGVEMDIIVENTCTVKECLKAMLDAVGLDGCWHLRRLDWCEEVGEALMDEDASLSELKISNGDTLVVTEGQLPPKGFLKLSVWLYLDPRNNSADFKLANNGLSEEQMLEVVTPGETHSAALRSVGEVELSDEATLEDLKTQVLTLPALQHVCMPTTAFMRVWQLEGKRLARILRGQQLTLRKLKLTGGADLCIQQLLKEEDLGPKELLLNIKMGVPGERCYYPREELVWDASRDSSPHCLRTCLAAHYGLSPDSLLLAKYQQDKHTWEEISNWNQQVSKKKKKKRAESLLGAPFHLKDGDTIGIKNLLIDNNRDFVTLEDEQLQQMLRAQAEERRKGGEAAGCDGVGPQKKTGQTKSRKPEVALSINVGVFR, from the exons ATGTTTGGGAATCTTttcgaggaagaggagggggaagactTCTCCTCGACCTCCTCCAGGGGGCGAGGGACAAAGGGGGGCGGTGAGCCACCTCCTCCTCGGGGTAAAGCAAAGCTGTGTGGCATCAAGAACCAGGGGGGCACATGTTACCTCAACTCTCTGCTGCAGACCCTGCTGTTCACCCCAGAGTTCAGAG AGGAGCTGTTTAGTTTGGGCTCAGAAGAATTAGGATGTCTGGAAGACAAAGAGAAACCAGAAGCCAAG GTCAGAGTGATCCCACTGGAGCTGCAGAGATTGTTTTCCAGTCTGCTGCTGGTGGACCAGCAGAGCGCCTCCACTGCCAACCTCACTGACAGTTTTGGCTGGAACAGCAGTGAG GGAACAAATCAGCAGGATGTACAGGAGCTGAATAGGATTCTGTTCAGTGCGTTGGAGCACTCTCTTGTGGACACCTCTGGCAGTACGTTAATCCACCGGCTGTACCACGGGACCATCGTCAACAGCATTGTCTGCAGAGAGTGTGGTAACGTCAGCCAGAGACAG GAGGACTTCCTGGACCTgacggtgtgtgtttgtggtgtgtccAGCCTGGAGGAGGCTTTGTGGAACATGtttgtggaggaggagatgtttgAGGGAAACAACCTGTACCGCTGTGCCGGGTGTGACAGGCTGGTCACTGCTGCCAAG TCTGCCAAGCTGAAGAAGCTCCCTCCCTTCATGACCATGTCTCTCCTGAGATTCAGCTTCGACTTCAACAAATGTGAGCGATACAAAGAGACTGGACGCTACTGTTTCCCCCTAACCATAAACCTCCGGCCATTCTGTGAACAG ACTGATGGAGAGGACTCTGATTTCACCTACGAGCTGTTCTCTGTGATTATCCATAAGGGCGGCTGTTATGGTGGCCACTATCATGCTTATATCAGGGACATTGACCAGCTTGGCAAATGGGAGCCGCAG GAGGAGGAATGCAAACCCAAGACTCAAATGAAAGTCAAGGAGAAGGTCAAAGAAGCATGTGAGCCTAAGCTACAAGAGGATGACCCTTTATCTGTTCTCACTGCTATAATTGCCCAG GAGCCGTCAAAGAGTGTCCTGTTGGACCAGCTTGGACAGAAACTCCTGGATAAGATCGGTTCATCCTGGAGCAAGAAGTTCAGAAAGCACCATGGTCCTATTGGAAAG tTTCTGCAGTCCCACAGCGATGTTTTCATGTTGGTGTCAAGCGGTACTCGAGTGGCTCTGAAGGCAAACCCGCCCAGCCCTGTGACAGAGCCCCCCAGTCCAGCAGAGCAAACCCCTAACTCTGACCCGTCAACGCCCTCAGACTCTGAAGCTGCTGAACAGACAGGACTGGAACAGAAGACAGAACCTGAGCAAGAG GGTAGCCACTGGTTTGACCTTAACGACTCGTCGGTCACCTCCATCAGGGAGTCTGACATAGAGAAGCAGTTCCAGGGCAAAGAGAGCGCATACATGCTGTtctacagaaaaacacagctgcacagGCCCAGTGAAG CCCTGAATAATCCTCAATACAAAGTTCCTCTTCATCTCATCCAAATGGCTCAGGAGGAGAACCAAAGAATTCACCAAATACG TGAGGAGTTTGAAGCCACCAATAACACGGTGGAGCTCCGCCTCCACCTGGCCCCCAGTTATAGGCTGGAGAACGGAGCCCTGCAACCGATCAGTAAGGAGCAGAATGGGAGCACCGCGCTGAGTTTCGACCGCAGAAAGACTGTGGGAGATCTTCGATTAGCCATTTATCAG ATGCAGGAACTCTGGGAAGGGGACATGGCTCTCACTGTGGCTAAGAGTCTCCCTGCAGGTCTACACCTCTACAACACTTTAACAG atgacGGTGTTTCCCTGTACAGCGCAGGCATTTCTacaaactctgatctgtttgtGTGGAACGGCAGAGAG GTGTGTGGTGCAGCTGTCCTAACGGGAGCAGAGTGGGAGCCAGTGTTGCTGACTGTGGTCCGTCCCTTTTTAGGGGATGACGGGGATCCGCAGGTGGAGGATGGGGTGGAGTGTGTGGAGGGATCTGGAGGTGGTTTTGAAAACGGGGCGCCGGGGCTGAAAAGGGAGGCGAGAGGGTTTGCAGGAGCTGTAACGCTTCGGGAGGTAAGAGAGGCGCTCGGGGAGCCGAAGGAGAGTGTTCTGTGTCAGAAGCAcaagggaggaaagagagaagaacatggggcaggagagggaggaggggcaAGTGGTTGGAGGGTGTTTCCTCCTGATGACATGCAGCGGACACTTAAAGAGCTGTCGCTGAAGGATGGGGACGCGCTGCTGGTGCTGGAGCCTCAGTCCTTCGattgcag CATGTTCACTCTAAACGGAGACGTCGTCACTGTGACTACACCTTCTGACTGCCGCTGGCTCCAGGTGGAGTTTCAAgcacatggaggaggaggaggagaagaaggggagaaagaagaggagaggcgCAAGATCAAGGTTCCTGCGACAGGAAATATG CTGCTGTTTGAGGTGAAACAGAGGGCCATAGAGGAGCTGCAGCTACACTCAG GTGCACAGTACTGTCTGAGGCAGGTGGACTGCACAGGGAAACTCCTTCCTCCAG TGTGTGAGGAGGCGAGTGTTCGGGATGCAGGGGTGCGACTCATGACCACACTGACTCTCTGTCTGGGAAATGCCCCCAAGGCATCACag CTTTTCTTGCACTTTTCTGTGGGcgcagcgccctctgctggcgtGGAGATGGACATAATAGTGGAGAATACTTGTACTGTCAAAGAG TGTCTGAAGGCAATGCTGGATGCTGTTGGACTGGACGGCTGTTGGCACTTGAGGAGGCTCGATTGGTGTGAGGAGGTTGGAGAGGCACTTATGGATGAG GATGCTTCACTGTCAGAGCTGAAGATCAGTAATGGAGACACATTGGTCGTCACAGAAGGACAACTTCCTCCAAAG gGCTTTCTCAAGCTATCTGTGTGGCTGTATCTGGATCCTAGAAACAACTCTGCAGATTTTAAACTCGCCAACAACGGCCTCTCTGAGGAGCAAATGCTGGAGGTCGTGACTCCAGGTGAAACGcactctgctgctctgagaAGTGTCGGAGAGGTGGAGCTCTCAGACGAGGCCACTCTGGAGGATCTCAAGACTCAG GTGCTGACACTGCCTGCACTTCAACATGTGTGCATGCCAACCACTGCGTTCATGCGTGTGTGGCAGCTTGAGGGAAAGAGGCTGGCACGTATCCTCAGAGGACAACAACTCACACTCAG GAAGTTGAAGCTGACAGGTGGTGCAGACCTTTGTATCCAACAGCTACTAAAGGAGGAAGATCTTGG CCCCAAAGAGTTGTTGCTGAACATTAAAATGGGAGTACCAGGGGAGAGGTGTTACTACCCCCGAGAGGAGCTGGTTTGGGATGCATCCCGCGACTCTTCTCCGCACTGTCTTCGCACCTGTTTGGCTGCACACTATGGCCTCTCCCCCGACTCTCTTCTGCTGGCCAAGTACCAGCAAGACAAACATACCTGGGAAGAAATCTCAAACTGg AATCAGCaggtttcaaaaaagaaaaagaagaaaagggcaGAATCTCTACTTGGAGCACCATTCCACCTCAAAGACGGTGACACAATTGGCATCAAG AATCTCTTGATTGACAACAACAGGGACTTTGTCACCCTGGAGGACGAGCAGCTCCAGCAGATGCTCAGAGCGCAGGCAGAGGAACGCAGGAAAGG AGGGGAGGCTGCAGGCTGTGACGGTGTCGGACCACAGAAGAAGACTGGGCAGACCAAATCCAGGAAACCAGAGGTAGCGCTGTCAATCAACGTTGGGGTCTTCAGATAG
- the usp40 gene encoding ubiquitin carboxyl-terminal hydrolase 40 isoform X1, translating into MFGNLFEEEEGEDFSSTSSRGRGTKGGGEPPPPRGKAKLCGIKNQGGTCYLNSLLQTLLFTPEFREELFSLGSEELGCLEDKEKPEAKVRVIPLELQRLFSSLLLVDQQSASTANLTDSFGWNSSEGTNQQDVQELNRILFSALEHSLVDTSGSTLIHRLYHGTIVNSIVCRECGNVSQRQEDFLDLTVCVCGVSSLEEALWNMFVEEEMFEGNNLYRCAGCDRLVTAAKSAKLKKLPPFMTMSLLRFSFDFNKCERYKETGRYCFPLTINLRPFCEQTDGEDSDFTYELFSVIIHKGGCYGGHYHAYIRDIDQLGKWEPQEEECKPKTQMKVKEKVKEACEPKLQEDDPLSVLTAIIAQEPSKSVLLDQLGQKLLDKIGSSWSKKFRKHHGPIGKFLQSHSDVFMLVSSGTRVALKANPPSPVTEPPSPAEQTPNSDPSTPSDSEAAEQTGLEQKTEPEQEQGSHWFDLNDSSVTSIRESDIEKQFQGKESAYMLFYRKTQLHRPSEALNNPQYKVPLHLIQMAQEENQRIHQIREEFEATNNTVELRLHLAPSYRLENGALQPISKEQNGSTALSFDRRKTVGDLRLAIYQMQELWEGDMALTVAKSLPAGLHLYNTLTDDGVSLYSAGISTNSDLFVWNGREVCGAAVLTGAEWEPVLLTVVRPFLGDDGDPQVEDGVECVEGSGGGFENGAPGLKREARGFAGAVTLREVREALGEPKESVLCQKHKGGKREEHGAGEGGGASGWRVFPPDDMQRTLKELSLKDGDALLVLEPQSFDCSMFTLNGDVVTVTTPSDCRWLQVEFQAHGGGGGEEGEKEEERRKIKVPATGNMLLFEVKQRAIEELQLHSGAQYCLRQVDCTGKLLPPVCEEASVRDAGVRLMTTLTLCLGNAPKASQLFLHFSVGAAPSAGVEMDIIVENTCTVKECLKAMLDAVGLDGCWHLRRLDWCEEVGEALMDEDASLSELKISNGDTLVVTEGQLPPKGFLKLSVWLYLDPRNNSADFKLANNGLSEEQMLEVVTPGETHSAALRSVGEVELSDEATLEDLKTQVLTLPALQHVCMPTTAFMRVWQLEGKRLARILRGQQLTLRKLKLTGGADLCIQQLLKEEDLGPKELLLNIKMGVPGERCYYPREELVWDASRDSSPHCLRTCLAAHYGLSPDSLLLAKYQQDKHTWEEISNWNQQVSKKKKKKRAESLLGAPFHLKDGDTIGIKNLLIDNNRDFVTLEDEQLQQMLRAQAEERRKGGEAAGCDGVGPQKKTGQTKSRKPEVALSINVGVFR; encoded by the exons ATGTTTGGGAATCTTttcgaggaagaggagggggaagactTCTCCTCGACCTCCTCCAGGGGGCGAGGGACAAAGGGGGGCGGTGAGCCACCTCCTCCTCGGGGTAAAGCAAAGCTGTGTGGCATCAAGAACCAGGGGGGCACATGTTACCTCAACTCTCTGCTGCAGACCCTGCTGTTCACCCCAGAGTTCAGAG AGGAGCTGTTTAGTTTGGGCTCAGAAGAATTAGGATGTCTGGAAGACAAAGAGAAACCAGAAGCCAAG GTCAGAGTGATCCCACTGGAGCTGCAGAGATTGTTTTCCAGTCTGCTGCTGGTGGACCAGCAGAGCGCCTCCACTGCCAACCTCACTGACAGTTTTGGCTGGAACAGCAGTGAG GGAACAAATCAGCAGGATGTACAGGAGCTGAATAGGATTCTGTTCAGTGCGTTGGAGCACTCTCTTGTGGACACCTCTGGCAGTACGTTAATCCACCGGCTGTACCACGGGACCATCGTCAACAGCATTGTCTGCAGAGAGTGTGGTAACGTCAGCCAGAGACAG GAGGACTTCCTGGACCTgacggtgtgtgtttgtggtgtgtccAGCCTGGAGGAGGCTTTGTGGAACATGtttgtggaggaggagatgtttgAGGGAAACAACCTGTACCGCTGTGCCGGGTGTGACAGGCTGGTCACTGCTGCCAAG TCTGCCAAGCTGAAGAAGCTCCCTCCCTTCATGACCATGTCTCTCCTGAGATTCAGCTTCGACTTCAACAAATGTGAGCGATACAAAGAGACTGGACGCTACTGTTTCCCCCTAACCATAAACCTCCGGCCATTCTGTGAACAG ACTGATGGAGAGGACTCTGATTTCACCTACGAGCTGTTCTCTGTGATTATCCATAAGGGCGGCTGTTATGGTGGCCACTATCATGCTTATATCAGGGACATTGACCAGCTTGGCAAATGGGAGCCGCAG GAGGAGGAATGCAAACCCAAGACTCAAATGAAAGTCAAGGAGAAGGTCAAAGAAGCATGTGAGCCTAAGCTACAAGAGGATGACCCTTTATCTGTTCTCACTGCTATAATTGCCCAG GAGCCGTCAAAGAGTGTCCTGTTGGACCAGCTTGGACAGAAACTCCTGGATAAGATCGGTTCATCCTGGAGCAAGAAGTTCAGAAAGCACCATGGTCCTATTGGAAAG tTTCTGCAGTCCCACAGCGATGTTTTCATGTTGGTGTCAAGCGGTACTCGAGTGGCTCTGAAGGCAAACCCGCCCAGCCCTGTGACAGAGCCCCCCAGTCCAGCAGAGCAAACCCCTAACTCTGACCCGTCAACGCCCTCAGACTCTGAAGCTGCTGAACAGACAGGACTGGAACAGAAGACAGAACCTGAGCAAGAG cAGGGTAGCCACTGGTTTGACCTTAACGACTCGTCGGTCACCTCCATCAGGGAGTCTGACATAGAGAAGCAGTTCCAGGGCAAAGAGAGCGCATACATGCTGTtctacagaaaaacacagctgcacagGCCCAGTGAAG CCCTGAATAATCCTCAATACAAAGTTCCTCTTCATCTCATCCAAATGGCTCAGGAGGAGAACCAAAGAATTCACCAAATACG TGAGGAGTTTGAAGCCACCAATAACACGGTGGAGCTCCGCCTCCACCTGGCCCCCAGTTATAGGCTGGAGAACGGAGCCCTGCAACCGATCAGTAAGGAGCAGAATGGGAGCACCGCGCTGAGTTTCGACCGCAGAAAGACTGTGGGAGATCTTCGATTAGCCATTTATCAG ATGCAGGAACTCTGGGAAGGGGACATGGCTCTCACTGTGGCTAAGAGTCTCCCTGCAGGTCTACACCTCTACAACACTTTAACAG atgacGGTGTTTCCCTGTACAGCGCAGGCATTTCTacaaactctgatctgtttgtGTGGAACGGCAGAGAG GTGTGTGGTGCAGCTGTCCTAACGGGAGCAGAGTGGGAGCCAGTGTTGCTGACTGTGGTCCGTCCCTTTTTAGGGGATGACGGGGATCCGCAGGTGGAGGATGGGGTGGAGTGTGTGGAGGGATCTGGAGGTGGTTTTGAAAACGGGGCGCCGGGGCTGAAAAGGGAGGCGAGAGGGTTTGCAGGAGCTGTAACGCTTCGGGAGGTAAGAGAGGCGCTCGGGGAGCCGAAGGAGAGTGTTCTGTGTCAGAAGCAcaagggaggaaagagagaagaacatggggcaggagagggaggaggggcaAGTGGTTGGAGGGTGTTTCCTCCTGATGACATGCAGCGGACACTTAAAGAGCTGTCGCTGAAGGATGGGGACGCGCTGCTGGTGCTGGAGCCTCAGTCCTTCGattgcag CATGTTCACTCTAAACGGAGACGTCGTCACTGTGACTACACCTTCTGACTGCCGCTGGCTCCAGGTGGAGTTTCAAgcacatggaggaggaggaggagaagaaggggagaaagaagaggagaggcgCAAGATCAAGGTTCCTGCGACAGGAAATATG CTGCTGTTTGAGGTGAAACAGAGGGCCATAGAGGAGCTGCAGCTACACTCAG GTGCACAGTACTGTCTGAGGCAGGTGGACTGCACAGGGAAACTCCTTCCTCCAG TGTGTGAGGAGGCGAGTGTTCGGGATGCAGGGGTGCGACTCATGACCACACTGACTCTCTGTCTGGGAAATGCCCCCAAGGCATCACag CTTTTCTTGCACTTTTCTGTGGGcgcagcgccctctgctggcgtGGAGATGGACATAATAGTGGAGAATACTTGTACTGTCAAAGAG TGTCTGAAGGCAATGCTGGATGCTGTTGGACTGGACGGCTGTTGGCACTTGAGGAGGCTCGATTGGTGTGAGGAGGTTGGAGAGGCACTTATGGATGAG GATGCTTCACTGTCAGAGCTGAAGATCAGTAATGGAGACACATTGGTCGTCACAGAAGGACAACTTCCTCCAAAG gGCTTTCTCAAGCTATCTGTGTGGCTGTATCTGGATCCTAGAAACAACTCTGCAGATTTTAAACTCGCCAACAACGGCCTCTCTGAGGAGCAAATGCTGGAGGTCGTGACTCCAGGTGAAACGcactctgctgctctgagaAGTGTCGGAGAGGTGGAGCTCTCAGACGAGGCCACTCTGGAGGATCTCAAGACTCAG GTGCTGACACTGCCTGCACTTCAACATGTGTGCATGCCAACCACTGCGTTCATGCGTGTGTGGCAGCTTGAGGGAAAGAGGCTGGCACGTATCCTCAGAGGACAACAACTCACACTCAG GAAGTTGAAGCTGACAGGTGGTGCAGACCTTTGTATCCAACAGCTACTAAAGGAGGAAGATCTTGG CCCCAAAGAGTTGTTGCTGAACATTAAAATGGGAGTACCAGGGGAGAGGTGTTACTACCCCCGAGAGGAGCTGGTTTGGGATGCATCCCGCGACTCTTCTCCGCACTGTCTTCGCACCTGTTTGGCTGCACACTATGGCCTCTCCCCCGACTCTCTTCTGCTGGCCAAGTACCAGCAAGACAAACATACCTGGGAAGAAATCTCAAACTGg AATCAGCaggtttcaaaaaagaaaaagaagaaaagggcaGAATCTCTACTTGGAGCACCATTCCACCTCAAAGACGGTGACACAATTGGCATCAAG AATCTCTTGATTGACAACAACAGGGACTTTGTCACCCTGGAGGACGAGCAGCTCCAGCAGATGCTCAGAGCGCAGGCAGAGGAACGCAGGAAAGG AGGGGAGGCTGCAGGCTGTGACGGTGTCGGACCACAGAAGAAGACTGGGCAGACCAAATCCAGGAAACCAGAGGTAGCGCTGTCAATCAACGTTGGGGTCTTCAGATAG